Proteins encoded in a region of the Melospiza georgiana isolate bMelGeo1 chromosome 2, bMelGeo1.pri, whole genome shotgun sequence genome:
- the CHST10 gene encoding carbohydrate sulfotransferase 10, with amino-acid sequence MAHMHADNMHHQWLLLAACFWVIFMFMVASKFITLTFKDPDGYGAKQEPLILTAVTKVEEVHVPEEKHWPEEFQPTGKAFSGNLIRQPLVHMERLELLRNVCRDTALRDLSHTAVSKFVLDRIFVCDKHKILFCQTPKVGNTQWKKVLIVLNGAFSSIEEIPENIVHDHEKNGLPRLSSFSDSEIKKRLNLYFKFFIVRDPFERLISAFKDKFVHNPRFEPWYRHEIAPGIIRKYRKNRTETKGLQFEDFVRYLGDPNHRWLDLQFGDHIIHWVTYVELCAPCEITYSVIGHHETLEDDAPYILKAAGIDHLVSYPTIPPGITVYNRTKVERYFSGISKRDIRRLYARFEGDFKLFGYREPDFLLN; translated from the exons ATGGCTCACATGCATGCTGACAACATGCACCACCAGTGGCTGCTGCTAGCTGCATGCTTTTGGGTGATATTCATGTTCATGGTTGCTAGCAAGTTTATCACATTGACTTTTAAAGACCCAGATG GCTATGGTGCCAAGCAAGAGCCATTGATTCTGACAGCTGTGACAAAAGTGGAGGAGGTACATGTGCCAGAGGAAAAACATTGGCCTGAAGAATTCCAG CCAActggaaaagcattttcaggAAATCTGATCCGCCAACCTCTGGTTCATATGGAAAGACTTGAGCTTCTCAGGAATGTCTGCAGAGACACTGCATTGAGAGATCTCTCTCATACTGCAGTTTCCAAATTCGTCTTGGACCGAATATTTGTGTGTGACAAGCACAAGATCCTGTTTTGTCAGACGCCAAAAGTGGGCAACACTCAGTGGAAAAAAGTCTTGATCGTTTTAAATG GAGCATTTTCTTCCATAGAAGAGATCCCAGAAAACATTGTACATGATCATGAGAAGAATGGCCTTCCACGCTTGTCCTCTTTCAGTGactctgaaattaaaaaacg ACTGAATTTATACTTCAAGTTTTTTATTGTTAGAGATCCATTTGAAAGACTTATTTCTGCGTTTAAGGACAAGTTTGTGCACAATCCTCGGTTTGAACCTTGGTACCGGCATGAAATAGCTCCCGGCATCATCCGTAAGTACAGGAAGAACCGCACAGAGACCAAAGGGCTGCAGTTTGAGGATTTTGTGCGCTACCTGGGGGACCCCAATCACCGATGGCTGGATCTTCAGTTTGGTGACCACATCATTCACTGGGTGACATATGTGGAACTTTGTGCTCCCTGTGAAATCACATACAGTGTGATCGGACACCACGAGACCCTGGAGGACGATGCTCCGTATATCTTGAAAGCAGCTGGCATAGACCACTTGGTATCGTACCCCACAATCCCCCCAGGCATAACAGTgtacaacagaacaaaagtagAGAGGTATTTTTCAGGAATTAGCAAGAGAGACATAAGACGCCTCTATGCACGATTTGAAGGTGATTTTAAACTCTTCGGTTATCGTGAGCCTGATTTCTTGCTTAACTGA